The proteins below are encoded in one region of Aquisphaera giovannonii:
- a CDS encoding acyl-CoA thioesterase, with product MGRPWTFEQEFVVPAADIDRQGHVNNVVYLRYAQDAAVAHWEAAVPPEDRQGLAWVVRRHEIDYLRPAHEGDALVARTWIGEVGAASMDRLVEIRRAAGGEVLARVRTVWVAVDAGTMRPRRIAPGIRDRFLEPDEAPGGADPA from the coding sequence GTGGGACGACCCTGGACCTTCGAACAGGAATTCGTGGTCCCCGCCGCCGACATCGACCGGCAGGGGCACGTCAACAACGTGGTCTACCTGAGGTACGCCCAGGACGCCGCCGTGGCCCACTGGGAGGCGGCGGTCCCTCCCGAGGACAGGCAGGGGCTCGCCTGGGTCGTCCGGCGGCATGAGATCGACTATCTCCGGCCCGCGCACGAGGGCGACGCCCTGGTGGCGCGGACCTGGATCGGGGAGGTGGGCGCGGCCTCGATGGATCGCCTCGTCGAGATCCGGCGGGCCGCGGGGGGCGAGGTGCTGGCGCGCGTGCGGACCGTCTGGGTGGCCGTCGATGCCGGGACGATGCGTCCGCGTCGCATCGCCCCGGGCATCCGCGACCGCTTCCTGGAGCCGGACGAGGCCCCGGGGGGCGCCGATCCGGCCTGA
- a CDS encoding GDSL-type esterase/lipase family protein: MEDACAGLPRARGDQPGFRRHRDRGRDPLRRSADLPPRAEADLPPGRGNDINAGKIPMLVAGDFADFVRVIRSRLPKTEIVFIGSSPAPVRWGQADKNRELNRLVREMALSMPRVTFVDAFDVPLGPDGQARPELFVEDRLHFSPEGYRLLADRVRPFLAD, translated from the coding sequence CTGGAAGACGCTTGCGCAGGACTTCCCCGGGCACGAGGTGATCAACCGGGGTTTCGGCGGCACCGAGATCGTGGACGCGACCCACTTCGCCGATCGGCTGATCTTCCCCCACGAGCCGAAGCAGATCTTCCTCCGGGCCGGGGCAATGACATCAACGCCGGCAAGATCCCGATGCTGGTCGCCGGGGACTTCGCCGACTTCGTCCGGGTCATTCGGTCGCGCCTGCCGAAAACCGAGATCGTCTTCATCGGCTCGAGCCCGGCCCCGGTCCGATGGGGGCAGGCGGACAAGAACCGCGAGCTGAACCGGCTGGTCCGCGAGATGGCCCTGTCGATGCCCCGCGTCACCTTCGTGGACGCCTTCGACGTCCCCCTCGGGCCCGATGGCCAGGCCCGGCCGGAGCTATTCGTCGAGGATCGGCTGCACTTCTCGCCGGAGGGATACAGGCTGCTCGCCGATCGAGTCCGGCCGTTCCTGGCGGACTGA
- a CDS encoding glycoside hydrolase family 18 protein encodes MTSVIVMMAALLPAQSGDAPKAGGSDKVFVGYLFGPVRDIDYKLYTHLCHAFATADGDGKLRPSRNVPSRELTTQAHAAGVKVLVSAGGWGWDKQFAAIVASKEAEHRYVGDLLAMVRDYDYDGIDLDWEYPDADAEVPGFERLTRRLRAGVDAIGREKGRRMFITMAMSSNPGTIRWLSTEFLVETMDWINVMTYDYTGDWTEYAGHQSPLFASSKQPGRPRSTAQTVEYMLNDRKVPADRIALGIPLYGRGFPVAEPYASTKGAPKVRLPGGSYRNLAELAAKGWTRVWDDETKNPWLLAPDRKAVIGYDDAESVELKAKWAREKGLRGVFFWQVHGDRMPDGTNPLQKAARKGLFGG; translated from the coding sequence ATGACATCTGTAATCGTGATGATGGCGGCCCTGCTCCCGGCGCAATCCGGGGACGCGCCGAAGGCCGGCGGATCCGACAAGGTCTTCGTCGGCTACCTGTTCGGCCCGGTGCGCGACATCGACTACAAGCTCTACACGCACCTCTGCCACGCCTTCGCGACGGCCGACGGCGACGGCAAGCTGAGGCCCTCGCGGAACGTCCCCAGTCGCGAGCTGACGACGCAGGCGCACGCGGCCGGCGTCAAGGTCCTGGTCTCCGCGGGCGGATGGGGCTGGGACAAGCAGTTCGCGGCGATCGTCGCGAGCAAGGAGGCGGAGCACCGCTACGTCGGGGACCTCCTGGCGATGGTCCGGGACTACGACTATGACGGCATCGACCTCGACTGGGAATACCCGGACGCCGACGCGGAGGTCCCGGGCTTCGAACGGCTGACGCGGAGGCTCCGCGCGGGGGTGGACGCCATCGGCAGGGAGAAGGGCCGGAGGATGTTCATCACCATGGCGATGTCCTCCAATCCGGGGACGATCCGGTGGCTCTCGACCGAGTTCCTGGTCGAGACCATGGACTGGATCAACGTCATGACCTACGACTACACGGGCGACTGGACGGAGTACGCGGGCCACCAGTCCCCCCTGTTCGCCTCGTCGAAGCAGCCCGGCCGGCCGCGGTCGACCGCGCAGACGGTCGAGTACATGCTGAACGACCGCAAGGTCCCGGCCGACCGCATCGCGCTGGGCATCCCGCTCTACGGCCGCGGCTTCCCGGTCGCCGAGCCCTACGCCTCCACGAAGGGCGCGCCGAAAGTCCGCCTGCCCGGCGGCTCGTACCGCAACCTCGCCGAGCTGGCGGCGAAGGGCTGGACGCGCGTCTGGGACGACGAGACCAAGAATCCGTGGCTGCTCGCGCCCGACCGCAAGGCCGTGATCGGCTACGACGACGCCGAGTCCGTCGAGCTCAAGGCGAAGTGGGCCCGCGAGAAGGGGCTGCGCGGCGTCTTCTTCTGGCAGGTCCACGGGGACCGCATGCCCGACGGCACCAACCCGCTCCAGAAGGCGGCGCGGAAGGGGCTGTTCGGGGGATGA
- a CDS encoding DUF190 domain-containing protein, whose translation MIPSDAARLSLHVNASRRWRGKPTYRAVVEAARSLELAGASVFLVDLSFGAERTLRDALSEYASLDIPVVVEVVDGPGRIDALLRELDSMAPGGLAVVEPVRVVAYSHHANAGGPRRAAAPPATQRGIPSMSLDGKARRVTVYIGNADTWNGRNLAAAIVLRCRELGLAGATASLGVMGFGRHSIIHRASFLGLSSDVPEKVEIVDRPERIAEVLPVLEEMVDGGLIVVQDVRVVKHAHHPAPG comes from the coding sequence ATGATCCCCTCGGATGCCGCCCGCCTGAGCCTGCACGTGAACGCGAGCCGCCGGTGGCGCGGCAAGCCCACCTATCGCGCCGTCGTCGAGGCCGCCCGGTCGCTCGAGCTCGCGGGGGCCTCGGTCTTCCTGGTCGACCTCAGCTTCGGGGCCGAGCGGACGCTCCGCGACGCCCTGAGCGAATATGCCTCCCTCGACATCCCCGTCGTCGTCGAGGTCGTCGACGGCCCCGGCCGCATCGACGCCCTCCTCCGCGAGCTCGACTCGATGGCGCCGGGCGGCCTGGCCGTCGTCGAGCCGGTCCGCGTCGTCGCCTATTCCCACCACGCGAACGCCGGAGGCCCCCGCCGGGCGGCGGCCCCTCCCGCGACCCAACGAGGGATCCCATCAATGTCGCTCGACGGCAAGGCGAGGCGCGTCACGGTCTACATCGGCAACGCGGACACCTGGAACGGCCGGAATCTGGCCGCGGCGATCGTCCTCCGCTGCCGCGAGCTCGGCCTGGCGGGCGCCACGGCCAGCCTGGGCGTGATGGGGTTCGGCCGCCACTCCATCATCCATCGAGCCAGCTTCCTCGGGCTCTCCTCGGACGTGCCGGAGAAGGTGGAGATCGTGGACCGGCCGGAGCGGATCGCGGAGGTCCTGCCGGTCCTGGAGGAGATGGTCGACGGCGGCCTGATCGTCGTCCAGGACGTCCGGGTGGTCAAGCACGCGCACCATCCCGCGCCCGGCTGA
- the crcB gene encoding fluoride efflux transporter CrcB has product MEFLVRVSVLSLGGILGVNARYWLGVLISRWAASHWATMAINVSGSFAIGFLSMALARWLPHPHARLAILTGFLGGYTTFSTFAFESVTLWERGEPATAMANVAGSVVLGVLAAFLGIVLARDVLIAAAGSPTAGMSPAKVTIPTEELRLAMQTEGSPDLELPPDILANGMGVDAAEEAEGRRA; this is encoded by the coding sequence GTGGAGTTCCTGGTACGGGTCTCGGTGCTCTCGCTGGGCGGAATCCTGGGCGTCAACGCCCGCTATTGGCTGGGCGTCCTGATCAGCCGGTGGGCGGCCTCCCACTGGGCGACCATGGCCATCAACGTCAGCGGGTCGTTCGCCATCGGGTTCCTGTCGATGGCCCTGGCCCGGTGGCTGCCTCATCCCCACGCCAGGCTGGCGATCCTGACGGGGTTCCTGGGCGGCTACACGACGTTCTCCACGTTCGCGTTCGAATCGGTGACCCTCTGGGAGCGCGGCGAGCCCGCCACGGCGATGGCGAACGTCGCCGGCAGCGTGGTCCTGGGCGTCCTGGCCGCGTTCCTGGGCATCGTCCTGGCCCGGGACGTCCTGATCGCCGCGGCGGGCTCGCCCACGGCCGGGATGAGCCCGGCGAAGGTCACCATCCCGACCGAGGAGCTTCGGCTCGCGATGCAGACCGAGGGCTCCCCCGATCTGGAGCTGCCGCCCGACATCCTCGCGAACGGGATGGGTGTCGACGCGGCCGAGGAGGCCGAGGGCCGCCGTGCCTAG
- a CDS encoding 2-phosphosulfolactate phosphatase, whose product MVFVHSLPGLIPRGALRGGIAVVIDVLRASTMIVHALAAGCREVIPCGEIEEARAAAAAMPPGTAILAGERHGVPIPGFDLGNSPGQCTAEACEGRAMIITTTNGTRAILASLEAEPVVVGSFVNFAATAQRLLHEEKPIHVVCAGTEGSISYEDTLLAGAFARHFKDLGHPMGNDEAEIAAGLWARVEESIWAGGETDRSRPRHGGEEPLVRYLTRGQGGRRVVELGLAADIADAARLNRPGFQVVAELRRDPLRIVARA is encoded by the coding sequence ATGGTCTTCGTTCATTCGCTCCCGGGCCTGATCCCGCGGGGGGCCCTTCGCGGGGGGATCGCCGTGGTGATCGACGTCCTCCGCGCCTCGACGATGATCGTCCACGCCCTGGCCGCCGGGTGCCGGGAGGTCATCCCCTGCGGGGAGATCGAGGAGGCGAGGGCGGCGGCCGCGGCGATGCCGCCGGGGACGGCGATCCTGGCCGGGGAGCGCCACGGCGTGCCGATCCCGGGCTTCGACCTGGGGAACTCGCCCGGCCAGTGCACGGCGGAGGCCTGCGAAGGCCGGGCCATGATCATCACGACGACCAACGGCACGCGGGCGATCCTCGCCTCGCTGGAGGCCGAGCCGGTGGTCGTCGGCTCGTTCGTCAACTTCGCCGCCACGGCGCAGCGGCTGCTCCACGAGGAGAAGCCCATCCACGTGGTCTGCGCCGGGACCGAGGGCTCCATCAGCTACGAGGATACCCTCCTGGCCGGCGCCTTCGCGCGGCACTTCAAGGACCTGGGCCACCCGATGGGCAACGACGAGGCGGAGATCGCCGCGGGGCTCTGGGCCCGCGTCGAGGAGTCCATCTGGGCCGGCGGCGAGACGGACCGCTCCCGCCCCCGGCACGGCGGGGAGGAGCCCCTGGTCCGCTACCTGACCCGGGGACAGGGGGGCCGCCGCGTGGTAGAGTTGGGGCTCGCGGCGGACATCGCGGACGCGGCCCGCCTGAACCGCCCCGGCTTCCAGGTCGTGGCCGAGCTGCGGCGCGACCCGCTGCGGATCGTCGCCAGGGCGTGA